In Sander vitreus isolate 19-12246 chromosome 4, sanVit1, whole genome shotgun sequence, the genomic stretch taaatgagggcgcacatgtaagtagttcttttgtagattatggtgaacttgtgtgtgttgtagctttgctattgagaacgaggtagcatgctagcgttagcatgttaacgctaacgctacgagctaacggttgcagttagccagctcgtttcggcttgtgacgtcacaagccgtgccgattttgaacagctcacccggagactgaaggcaggacacattcagaaaccgtatctcactcaaaacaacatggatggatttttttcaaagtttgtatgcgtgtggcagcaccagagacagaaaagaataccccaaatcccagaaaaagtgtttttttcataatatgggcactctaaagtagctgaccgctaaagtagctgaccgctacagcagcgacgtaacgttaactttagctgctatggttagctagctgtttataaagtggaagctagctagctaatctgtctgcttatcaactccttgaacggattatagtaacttttaccacggcttattgtagaaaagctactgcaagaaaaacgtgtagattatcaaaaagacattggatcattgatgtttgtttgactgccgatgttagctagttagcacCGCTAGCTAGCGCGCTGCAGTCATGTCCGATAGCAGACAGAATTGCAGAACAGcacattataaaatgtaaacaaagacgtTTCCTTGCGGAGGCCTTTTATAAAATGAggagtggtgaaagttattataatccatggatgtattaagagaacgttagtctagctagtcatgttatgatgggaagttaactcttcttctctgtgttttggtgaatttctgtagcagtaacagcgccgcctataggcctggaatatgaagtagcgcggTGAGTCATTTACACCGGATCCGTATGGATGCAAAAATccttgaaacgaatccagggaagacgggtaaaaaaaagatcgttttggtacgtgtggacgtggcctgaGTCACTGACTCTGATGCCTCTACACCAAATCTTATATATAGTGCCACATGATTATGTGGTAAAACTTTGAGATATCCTACAAAGGATATACATGTACTGTAAACAAAGGAAGACAGCTAATACAATATATACTGGCCAGTGATAACAGTAAAAAGACAATGGGAGAAGTCAAATCTAACTTTTGTGTGCATTGAAGGGCGGAAGACCATCACAAACATCCTCCATATAACAGGAAACAACTGTGTTTTTGGAAATATTGTATTTCATCTTTTTTCTAAGATAAATTCACATAATGAATATGATTGAAACAAATGTCTTTAGTGATGCCATTTCCAGAAAAATACTTGAAATAATGAACAAATGAAGAACCGTACCTTTAACCAGCTCTGGACTTTATTTTCTGGGGAAACCTGATTATTGGCCTGTGGGTTATACAGTTCATTATACAGCAGcacaaatgtttttgtaataatCCACCCCCTTTGAGACATCCAGACAAAGAGAAAGGATGCCAAAATGAGATGTTGATCACCTCTCATATTTTGCCAATGCTTTTACTGTCAGTGGAAAATCAGGGGCTTCAAAACTGCTGGCCGAAGACCAAAGAGAGACTGAGGCTGCAACAGACGTGAACCTCTTTGCTTGAAATGGACGCAGAGGTCAATGATTTATCGTTGATCTGCACCGACAGTGAGGGTGTTCAgggtcttttgttttcttgtttgacATGTGTAAGTTGTGTAATAGAGAACAGTGTGAGGGTTCTGGTTCAGGCAAATCGGTCATGCTGCATAGCTCCCTGAATCCAATTAAGAGTCGGAGGGGCCCAAATGGcgggttttttttatgtgttttctgTGCTGGCTGGCCTGCTGTTGGGTGTGGTGTGGCCTGCAGCGAGGTGAAGTTGAGCGCACAAACACATTCCTCCTCAAGATCCCGCTCTGGTCTGAGCACTTCAAACAACTCAGCCAACTTCTATGCTACTGACTAACCTTCTGCTTGACCATACTGGGTCATGACATTGCTTACCTGCACATGTGTGCACTCTTTGACCTATTACCTCTTCTGCCCTGTGCCACATGgactcattcccccctctcttacACCCCTTttactgttttctttctttttttctcctgctgctttttctctccctctcatttcCTAATGAGCAATGTCTTGCTAACTTGTGCTGTTTACCAACTCTTGCATCAAACATAATAACGGCACCCCACTGACCTCATTACTAAAGATTTACAGCTATGCCAGCCAGTTTTTATACTGAATCAACATGGTCACATTACCTCAGTActaaagtcaaatattttctgGAAGTGTAGTTTAATCTCCCCAATACACtactttctttttgtcttcctCTTTTGCAGTAACTGGCCTTGCTGTGGGCGTTGTGTTCTCCGTCCTTCTCTTTAAACGTAAGTGCTCTTTCTTAAGGTAGACTGGTAAAttcagggttgtttttttttttaagcactaCTTTAAAACATCATTCATGGTTGAATGTATTTCTCCCCCAGGTCGCACGTGGCCTGTCTCTCTTGGTTCAGGTTTGGGACTGGGCATGGGATACGCCAACTGCCAGCATGACTTTAGGTCACCATACCTGGTTCATGGCAGAATGGTTAAGGTGAGCGCAGAggttaaaatgtattgtttgttaGAGGTTTGTGACACACTAATACATTATGCTTCATGATTTTTGTATGTGCTCATTTACAGGACCAGTAGTTAAGGACAAAAGATGAGCAGGATTTGCCATGAAGTTGCTCATCCATTTTGGTGTTGTTGTTTTGCTCCTCATTTCTGTCCTGGCACTAACGTCCAACGATTCCCACATTGTGTTTAGCAAATGGCAGTCAATGTATATTTAATAAAGTGATTTtggaaaactctctgcttctctctctgtttttctgtgtgcatgtttgcgAAGAATGAAATGTGGTTTGGGGGTGGGAGGTAATTTTGTGTGTTAATGAGCTGGGAGACTCGAACTCCTGCTGTTTTGGAATGAGGGCCAGGTTCAGCATCTGCAGCCCTGTTAGAGAGTGGGAGGATGAAAAGTTGCACAGAATGAtggaataaagaaaatacagttGATGGAAGAATAATGCTAGTGTCGAAAGagactttaaaagagaaagttATGTTTGCATACATTTGTGTGACATGAACTTTTTCATATAGTTTTCTTATTTATAGATGTAGGTTTCTTTTAATATCGTAATGGGTAGATTCTTACTAGATCAAGCATTTTGCACAGAATGCCATTATTTGTAGTCCTGTTTTAACTTGTGTttgctgtgactttttttcacagggAGTTGAAAAAGCACACGTCTCCATATCAGAAAGAATCTCTTACGTCTTGTGTATTCATTGGCCGTGAGTCTGTTTGCCGAGATTGTTTTGAGTGTGATTGATCACTTATGTGTGGTTGCATGGGCCTGCTAGGGGAGAAGAAAGATTTTGTGTGAGCGTGTGCAGTTATCCAGCCCCCTGGTGAAGCAGAATCCGTGGAATGCCGTTTCTGGACTGGAGCTCGGTCTTATTACTAACAGGTGAGTTCTGCACTTTGCACTCTGAGTCTGAACACAACACATGGTTTACACTTTCACATCAAAGAAAACGCATGCTTTCTCTAATACACTCACATTTTCCCTCTCCATCACAGTAACCGTTTTCTCAGCAATGTAAGCACATAAGAAATGTCAGAAATTAAGCCATGTCACTCGTCCCCTGtccatttaaatatttgtttgcaaGTGATGCGTGAGACAGATAGGGGTGCTTATGGACACAAGCCAGGCTGAACACCTGTAAGCAGGTAGGAAGAAGTGCaggaatggtgtgtgtgtgggagggttaGGGGGACCAGTGTCGCAGCTGAGATAACAAGGCAACCAAAACCCATAGGCGATGCCTGTCTGTGCCTGTCTGAAAAATTCTCCATGATGAATCTGAAGTACCATTCTAATAATGCTACCTAATCACATTTGTTCATCTAATGGTTCAAAACTGTTCACTCAGTGTTGGTGAATTTCTGGCATGAAATATAAAACCATGTAATGTGTGCTGCTGCATGACTGCAGCTTGGAGCTACTTCAGTAtaaaagcagcaataccacacattcaaaatactCAATTAAGGAAAGATTAAGGAAAAGTCTAGAagcaaaaacattatttaaaagtaTTACTAGCTTGAAGTACTTATATGGGTATCAAAAGTTAAAGCATGCGACACAGGAAAATGCCCCGTGATTGTTATATAtaaaatgacattattattactgatgtatTCATGTGTAAGTAGAATTTTACTGCTGTAGTCGGTGGAGCTGGTTTTACTACTTTATAAACTGTTGGATAGTTTAATGTATAACAATGCATTATACCTGATAATCTGATCATATGATTTGtatatgtttaatgtttttgtgaAATTACTATAACTGccaaataaatagtaaagtaaaaattaaaatacttccctctgaaatgtagtggtaGAAGTACAAACTAGGCTATTTGAgtaaatgaacacaattctgtaTAAGGCTTACCATGATTTGAAATACTTTTGTACACTTCAAATGCTTTTGGACTCTTAAGTACAAACTTTTATAGAATTTATAAGGGAATATAATTTAacattgtggtgtgtgtgtgtgtgtattggctaTTTTTCCTTGAGGATGTGAATACTTCTTTCTCCACTGCATGCACTGTCAGGAGCTTTGAGCcagaaaacactgacatttaCCAGTAGCTGACTTGGGCATCATATTCCAAAGCTTAAATGTTAGGCCCCATATTCCCTTTTAGGATTTAAAGGAGTCTACTCATAGGTCAGCAAAACCAAGGAACATAGTGCCTTTCAGCAAGTCATGTGCTCATGAGTCTGTCAGTGGTTTCACTCCAAACATATTGAGGGGGCCTTAATTAGATCAAGTTGTCATGAGTTTATGGTTAAATAACATGTTGAAATAATTTCAACTTCCTAAAGGTTTCAGGAAAATGGATCAGAGCATTGATTCATATCTGTTTCCCAGGTGTTTTGCATGCTCACATTGTTATTAGTGTTTCAATTTGAAATACTATGATAACAAAACAATGCCAAATGTAGCTGCAAAGGCAAGCATGACTCTAAATATGCCCTGTTTGTGTAATCtttttatatttgcatttttgtcCTGTAAATCTTAACTGCGGTCTCGCCTCATTCCTACTTTGGGAAACATTTGAAACCTTCCCAAACTGTCTTTCCCCCTTCCTCTCCGTTTTCTTTCGTCCAGAAACGGCACAGCAGGACCCCTGTAGTGTCTGGGGGCTCAACCGCGCCTAACCCCTGCTACAGAGTTTTACAACAAAAGACAACAACTTGGAAAGTGTTTTTAGTGGAGTTTCAGGGGAATTTAACACTGGACGGGGAAAGAACAAAGGGGAGGGACGGTCTGAGTTGATGGACTCGGGGATGAGATAGTGTTCATAACTAACCCCATCTCCCCATCCTTCTCTGTCGGACGGACGgttctttatttttcctttccGGATGATGTAACAGTTTTATGACAGAGTGGGCTCGGATGTATCCTCGCCGCTCACTAAGTGCTCAAATTTTCCTCTAATTATCAGCGCACGGTGATATCCAACGGCAACCCGCATCCTCTGGTTTTAGGAGCCAGGTTTCGGTGAGGGGGCTCAGCTCAGCAGGACGTTGCGAGGTGCTCAACTGGCTGTTCCCCGGGGTCGGTGAGCGGTAAGTTAGCTAAGTGTCTCAACTACGACCATTGTCATGGCTCGTTACTCAGAAAGTACGTTACTACTcgtaactagctagctagttaaaaAAGTACAGGTATTAGTACACGTGTTACTGTAACGTCAGTTAGCCTACTCACCCTCCGAGAGCTGCTATCCAACACGTTATGGTATTTTTCATCcgttagttaacgttagctgcgaCACTTGTTTAACATGACGGTTGCAACTTCTCCCACCACCTTCCGAAGTAACGTTACTCGAAGAAAACCCCGTCATCTTGCCGGTGAAAAACCAGGGACACTACTTTTGCCTAAtctataacgttagctagattTAAATGTGATAAATAAAAGAAAGCCAACGACAACGCTTTAGCCTTCATCAGCCGTTAAACTTAGCCTTACTGACGTTAACGTACGTTACGTTACTGATAAATTAACTGATCACTTACGAGAGATCGTGGGTAACACACTATACAAATTCGGATTGAACTAAACTAGCTATGTAATAGAATATGTCCGGGAAAATAACGACTTTTAGTCGTAACATTCGCCACTACTGTATTTCAAACAGTAGGCCTAATTACTCGTTACTGTAACGCGTTACCACTTTAACATAGGGTGCTCAGTCTCTAGAGTGCTGCGTTTTAAAGAAAGTAGCCTGAACTCTTGAagcctgtaaaaaaacaaaacatatagcCTATACTTATTAAACAAAATCCTCCCCCCTCATCACAGCACACCTCAGACGCCCCTTTATCTTTTATATCTATACATAGATAAGAAAAGCTCTATTGATTCATGTAGACAAGGTTTCTGTGTCAGAGACATATGGAAGTGCTGAAAAGTATGTAAAGAAGTCGAGACCACTAGACACTTTTTTATAAGCAGCAGGAGAAAACGATAGGTTGGAAATGACGTGACTGGTTGAGGCATTTTTAAAGAAGAGAGTGAAACAGAGCAGAGGACTGACTTGGTATTAGAGAGTCAGGTGGTGTGGAGCAGACATTTGCCTCCCTCCCCAATTGTCTCTTTCTGGACAATATGAACCCAATATAATGTTCTTTCTGCAGTTGGTGATTCAGATCATCAAGAAGTTGTCTCTTTTAATCATTGAAATGAGCTACAACAACATAACTGGAGAAAATTTGAAGCACAGGGACCCCTTGGTTTCAAGCTGCTAATCGCCAGGATGTTGTCAATCCACATCTGCAGGGATATGCAACGTCCACATTTTGCATTAACTGTAAAGCCAGGCAACATCTGACCAGAAGAGATTGTGTGACTACTCTTTTTAGCGTGCGTTTTTGTATGGAACAAGGTTAACAGAGAGCGGTAACATGCTGTGGTTTTCTGCCCCTTTAGGTGCAGTCATGTGGCAGCGGATTCAGATTTGTTGGGCACTGTTTGC encodes the following:
- the LOC144516863 gene encoding MICOS complex subunit Mic10-like, translated to MADEHGRKWDRCLADTAVKTVTGLAVGVVFSVLLFKRRTWPVSLGSGLGLGMGYANCQHDFRSPYLVHGRMVKDQ